A section of the Nilaparvata lugens isolate BPH unplaced genomic scaffold, ASM1435652v1 scaffold7352, whole genome shotgun sequence genome encodes:
- the LOC120356638 gene encoding uncharacterized protein LOC120356638 translates to MRYNSELIDRAPNRCKAAWGIIRAAAGVPAPGAVPVSADDLHDAWTISIRGICEGIRASPVVAADLLSASVRPPALRLLTWRRITCDDVTRVVNCLSNSSVILYGLPLWGGATDVARVLRLQKRALRIICGAGRLAHCRPLFIKERILTVFSLYVLHTLCRTHANVGLLVTQQSFHPYETRGRLRLDLPYQRLSRTRTGLAHMSISLYNMLPLLARDLPAVRFRGALRSLLTDHSLYSLREFCMLESSVVSAYFLI, encoded by the exons ATGCGCTACAACTCTGAGCTGATTGACCGGGCACCCAATAGGTGCAAAGCTGCCTGGGGTATCATCAGGGCCGCTGCGGGTGTACCAGCTCCTGGTGCTGTTCCGGTATCTGCGGATGATCTTCACGACGCGTGGACCATCTCTATTCGCGGTATCTGCGAGGGGATCCGAGCTTCCCCTGTGGTGGCGGCGGATCTGCTCTCGGCTTCGGTTCGGCCCCCCGCTCTTCGGCTGTTGACCTGGCGCCGTATTACTTGTGATGATGTCACTCGAGTTGTGAACTGTTTGAGCAACTCG AGCGTGATTTTATATGGCCTCCCCCTCTGGGGTGGAGCCACAGATGTCGCCCGAGTCCTTCGTCTCCAGAAGAGGGCCCTGAGGATTATTTGTGGGGCTGGTAGATTAGCCCACTGTCGCCCGCTCTTTATCAAAGAGAGGATCCTCACCGTCTTCTCCCTCTATGTTCTCCATACCCTTTGCAGAACACATGCAAACGTGGGGTTGCTCGTGACCCAACAGAGCTTCCACCCGTATGAGACTAGGGGTAGACTCAGGCTGGATTTACCCTACCAGAGGCTGAGCAGAACTCGGACTGGTCTGGCTCATATGTCTATCAGCCTCTATAATATGCTCCCTCTGTTGGCCAGGGATCTGCCTGCTGTGCGGTTTCGAGGGGCTCTGAGGAGCCTGCTGACGGATCACTCTCTGTACTCACTCCGTGAGTTCTGTATGTTGGAGAGCAGTGTGGTGAGTGCctattttcttatttga